From the Cervus elaphus chromosome 20, mCerEla1.1, whole genome shotgun sequence genome, one window contains:
- the FCRLA gene encoding Fc receptor-like A isoform X2, with product MAGVFYFSPALLWAAQMLLAGCHAAARFEALQCERPASTQEGMCHPEDDFTDPKEVNFQVKGFTFSEPFHLIVSYDWLILQSPAKPIFEGDPLVLRCQAWQNWPLTQVTFYRDGSALGPPGPNKEISITIAQKADSGHYHCSAVFRSPGPGSPETASPVALTVHELFRAPVLRVTPSAEPQEGKPVTLSCQTKLPLQRSAARLLFSFYKDGRTVRSRGPSSEFQIPTASEAHSGSYWCEAATEDNQVWKQSPKLEIRVKGPSSSAAPTILTPAPQKPDDPETTSTKPPGPLPPLPTPSSKDANSFSPPQGPDPHLYHQMGVLLKQIQDMRVLLGHLVMELRDLSSHLKLETTKGPAKHE from the exons ATGGCTGGGGTCTTCTACTTTTCTCCTGCTTTGCTCTGGGCGGCTCAGATGCTACTGG CTGGATGTCATGCTG CCGCCCGTTTTGAGGCGCTCCAGTGTGAAAGACCAGCCAGCACCCAGGAGGGCATGTGCCACCCCGAGGATGACTTCACGGACCCAAAGGAAGTCAACTTCCAGGTCAAGGGCTTCACGTTCAGTGAACCCTTCCACCTGATCGTGTCCTACG ACTGGCTGATCCTCCAAAGTCCAGCCAAGCCTATATTCGAAGGAGATCCTCTGGTTCTGCGCTGCCAGGCCTGGCAAAACTGGCCACTGACCCAGGTCACCTTCTACCGAGACGGCTCAGCCCTTGGTCCCCCTGGACCTAACAAGGAAATCTCCATCACTATAGCGCAAAAGGCCGACAGCGGACACTACCACTGCAGTGCCGTGTTCAGGAGCCCTGGTCCTGGGAGCCCAGAGACGGCATCTCCTGTGGCCCTCACAGTTCACG AACTGTTTCGAGCCCCAGTTCTCAGAGTCACACCCTCAGCTGAGCCCCAGGAGGGGAAGCCAGTGACCCTGAGCTGTCAGACAAAGCTGCCCCTGCAGAGGTCAGCCGCCcgcctcctcttctccttctacaaGGACGGCAGGACAGTGCGCAGCAGGGGCCCCTCTTCGGAATTCCAGATCCCCACCGCGTCAGAGGCACACTCTGGGTCCTACTGGTGTGAGGCAGCCACTGAGGACAATCAAGTTTGGAAACAGAGCCCCAAGCTGGAGATCAGGGTTaagg GTCCCTCCAGTTCCGCTGCACCCACTATCTTGACTCCAGCTCCTCAGAAACCAGATGATCCAGAAACTACTTCAACAAAGCCCCCTGGGCCACTGCCTCCACTTCCCACCCCTTCTTCTAAGGATGCAAACTCCTTTTCCCCTCCGCAAGGCCCAGACCCTCATCTGTATCACCAGATGGGTGTTCTCCTCAAGCAGATACAGGATATGAGAGTTCTCCTTGGTCACCTGGTCATGGAGCTGAGGGACTTGTCTAGCCACCTGAAGCTTGAGACCACAAAGGGTCCTGCCAAGCATGAATAA
- the FCRLA gene encoding Fc receptor-like A isoform X1, translating to MAGVFYFSPALLWAAQMLLAAGCHAAARFEALQCERPASTQEGMCHPEDDFTDPKEVNFQVKGFTFSEPFHLIVSYDWLILQSPAKPIFEGDPLVLRCQAWQNWPLTQVTFYRDGSALGPPGPNKEISITIAQKADSGHYHCSAVFRSPGPGSPETASPVALTVHELFRAPVLRVTPSAEPQEGKPVTLSCQTKLPLQRSAARLLFSFYKDGRTVRSRGPSSEFQIPTASEAHSGSYWCEAATEDNQVWKQSPKLEIRVKGPSSSAAPTILTPAPQKPDDPETTSTKPPGPLPPLPTPSSKDANSFSPPQGPDPHLYHQMGVLLKQIQDMRVLLGHLVMELRDLSSHLKLETTKGPAKHE from the exons ATGGCTGGGGTCTTCTACTTTTCTCCTGCTTTGCTCTGGGCGGCTCAGATGCTACTGG CAGCTGGATGTCATGCTG CCGCCCGTTTTGAGGCGCTCCAGTGTGAAAGACCAGCCAGCACCCAGGAGGGCATGTGCCACCCCGAGGATGACTTCACGGACCCAAAGGAAGTCAACTTCCAGGTCAAGGGCTTCACGTTCAGTGAACCCTTCCACCTGATCGTGTCCTACG ACTGGCTGATCCTCCAAAGTCCAGCCAAGCCTATATTCGAAGGAGATCCTCTGGTTCTGCGCTGCCAGGCCTGGCAAAACTGGCCACTGACCCAGGTCACCTTCTACCGAGACGGCTCAGCCCTTGGTCCCCCTGGACCTAACAAGGAAATCTCCATCACTATAGCGCAAAAGGCCGACAGCGGACACTACCACTGCAGTGCCGTGTTCAGGAGCCCTGGTCCTGGGAGCCCAGAGACGGCATCTCCTGTGGCCCTCACAGTTCACG AACTGTTTCGAGCCCCAGTTCTCAGAGTCACACCCTCAGCTGAGCCCCAGGAGGGGAAGCCAGTGACCCTGAGCTGTCAGACAAAGCTGCCCCTGCAGAGGTCAGCCGCCcgcctcctcttctccttctacaaGGACGGCAGGACAGTGCGCAGCAGGGGCCCCTCTTCGGAATTCCAGATCCCCACCGCGTCAGAGGCACACTCTGGGTCCTACTGGTGTGAGGCAGCCACTGAGGACAATCAAGTTTGGAAACAGAGCCCCAAGCTGGAGATCAGGGTTaagg GTCCCTCCAGTTCCGCTGCACCCACTATCTTGACTCCAGCTCCTCAGAAACCAGATGATCCAGAAACTACTTCAACAAAGCCCCCTGGGCCACTGCCTCCACTTCCCACCCCTTCTTCTAAGGATGCAAACTCCTTTTCCCCTCCGCAAGGCCCAGACCCTCATCTGTATCACCAGATGGGTGTTCTCCTCAAGCAGATACAGGATATGAGAGTTCTCCTTGGTCACCTGGTCATGGAGCTGAGGGACTTGTCTAGCCACCTGAAGCTTGAGACCACAAAGGGTCCTGCCAAGCATGAATAA
- the FCRLA gene encoding Fc receptor-like A isoform X3 gives MELRAGCHAAARFEALQCERPASTQEGMCHPEDDFTDPKEVNFQVKGFTFSEPFHLIVSYDWLILQSPAKPIFEGDPLVLRCQAWQNWPLTQVTFYRDGSALGPPGPNKEISITIAQKADSGHYHCSAVFRSPGPGSPETASPVALTVHELFRAPVLRVTPSAEPQEGKPVTLSCQTKLPLQRSAARLLFSFYKDGRTVRSRGPSSEFQIPTASEAHSGSYWCEAATEDNQVWKQSPKLEIRVKGPSSSAAPTILTPAPQKPDDPETTSTKPPGPLPPLPTPSSKDANSFSPPQGPDPHLYHQMGVLLKQIQDMRVLLGHLVMELRDLSSHLKLETTKGPAKHE, from the exons ATGGAACTAAGAG CTGGATGTCATGCTG CCGCCCGTTTTGAGGCGCTCCAGTGTGAAAGACCAGCCAGCACCCAGGAGGGCATGTGCCACCCCGAGGATGACTTCACGGACCCAAAGGAAGTCAACTTCCAGGTCAAGGGCTTCACGTTCAGTGAACCCTTCCACCTGATCGTGTCCTACG ACTGGCTGATCCTCCAAAGTCCAGCCAAGCCTATATTCGAAGGAGATCCTCTGGTTCTGCGCTGCCAGGCCTGGCAAAACTGGCCACTGACCCAGGTCACCTTCTACCGAGACGGCTCAGCCCTTGGTCCCCCTGGACCTAACAAGGAAATCTCCATCACTATAGCGCAAAAGGCCGACAGCGGACACTACCACTGCAGTGCCGTGTTCAGGAGCCCTGGTCCTGGGAGCCCAGAGACGGCATCTCCTGTGGCCCTCACAGTTCACG AACTGTTTCGAGCCCCAGTTCTCAGAGTCACACCCTCAGCTGAGCCCCAGGAGGGGAAGCCAGTGACCCTGAGCTGTCAGACAAAGCTGCCCCTGCAGAGGTCAGCCGCCcgcctcctcttctccttctacaaGGACGGCAGGACAGTGCGCAGCAGGGGCCCCTCTTCGGAATTCCAGATCCCCACCGCGTCAGAGGCACACTCTGGGTCCTACTGGTGTGAGGCAGCCACTGAGGACAATCAAGTTTGGAAACAGAGCCCCAAGCTGGAGATCAGGGTTaagg GTCCCTCCAGTTCCGCTGCACCCACTATCTTGACTCCAGCTCCTCAGAAACCAGATGATCCAGAAACTACTTCAACAAAGCCCCCTGGGCCACTGCCTCCACTTCCCACCCCTTCTTCTAAGGATGCAAACTCCTTTTCCCCTCCGCAAGGCCCAGACCCTCATCTGTATCACCAGATGGGTGTTCTCCTCAAGCAGATACAGGATATGAGAGTTCTCCTTGGTCACCTGGTCATGGAGCTGAGGGACTTGTCTAGCCACCTGAAGCTTGAGACCACAAAGGGTCCTGCCAAGCATGAATAA